In the Streptomyces sp. WMMC940 genome, TGAAGCGGAAGATGTTGTCGATGAAGAACAGCACGTCCTGCTTCTGCACATCGCGGAAGTACTCCGCCATGGTCAGACCGGCCAGGGCGACGCGCAGACGGGTGCCCGGGGGCTCGTCCATCTGGCCGAAGACCAGCGCGGTCTTGTCCAGAACACCGGACTCTTCCATCTCGGCGATGAGGTCGTTGCCCTCACGGGTGCGCTCACCGACGCCGGCGAACACGGAAACACCCTCGTGCAGCTTCGCCACACGCATGATCATTTCCTGGATGAGGACGGTCTTGCCGACACCGGCACCACCGAACAGACCGATCTTTCCACCCTTGACGTACGGGGTGAGAAGGTCGACGACCTTCAGGCCGGTCTCGAACATCTCGGTCTTCGACTCGAGGTCCTCGAACTTCGGGGCCTTGCGGTGGATCTCCCAGCGCTCGGACTCCTGGCCGTTCGCCTCCGGCTCGTTCAGCACCTCACCGAGGGTGTTGAACACCTTGCCCTTGGTGAAGTCGCCGACCGGGACGGTGATGCCCTTGCCCGTGTCGGACACCGGGGCCTGGCGGACCAGACCGTCGGTGGGCTGCATCGAGATGGTGCGGACGACGCCCTCGCCGAGGTGCTGCGCGACCTCGAGCGTCAGGGTCTTGGTGGTACCCGGGTTCGCCGGGTCCGGCACCTCGACGTTCAGCGCGTTGTAGATCTCCGGCATCGCGTCGACGGGGAACTCCACGTCGACGACCGGGCCGATGACCCGCGCGACGCGGCCAGTGGCCACGCCAGCAGGAGCGGTCGGCTCAACAGTGGTGGTCATTAGTAGTCACTCCCCGCGGTCGCGTCGGCCAGGGCGCTCGCGCCACCGACGATCTCGCTGATTTCCTGGGTGATGTCGGCCTGGCGGGCCGCGTTGGCAAGTCGGGTGTACGTGTTGATCAGATCACCCGCGTTGTCGGTCGCCGACTTCATCGCCTTGCGGCGGGACGCGTGCTCGGAAGCCGCGGCCTGCAGCAGGGCGTTGTAGATCCGGCTCTCGACGTACCGCGGAAGCAGTGCGTCGAGGACGTCCTCCGCCGACGGCTCGAAGTCGAACAGCGGAAGCAGTTCGTCCTTCCCGCCGCCCCCGGCCTCCGCCTTCGCCTCGTCGAGGCTGAGCGGCAGCAGCCGACCGTCGATCGGCGTCTGCGTCAGCATCGAGACGAACTCGGTGAAGACGATGTGGAGCTCGTCCACGCCGCCCTCGGCCGTCTCCTTCTCGATCGCCTCGATCAGCGGCGCCGCGATGTCCTTGGCGTTGGCGTACGAGGGATTGTCGGTGAAGCCCGTCCACGAGTCCGCGATCTTCATCTCACGGAAGCCGTAGTAGGCCACGCCCTTG is a window encoding:
- the atpD gene encoding F0F1 ATP synthase subunit beta encodes the protein MTTTVEPTAPAGVATGRVARVIGPVVDVEFPVDAMPEIYNALNVEVPDPANPGTTKTLTLEVAQHLGEGVVRTISMQPTDGLVRQAPVSDTGKGITVPVGDFTKGKVFNTLGEVLNEPEANGQESERWEIHRKAPKFEDLESKTEMFETGLKVVDLLTPYVKGGKIGLFGGAGVGKTVLIQEMIMRVAKLHEGVSVFAGVGERTREGNDLIAEMEESGVLDKTALVFGQMDEPPGTRLRVALAGLTMAEYFRDVQKQDVLFFIDNIFRFTQAGSEVSTLLGRMPSAVGYQPNLADEMGLLQERITSTRGHSITSMQAIYVPADDLTDPAPATTFAHLDATTVLSRPISEKGIYPAVDPLDSTSRILDPRYISQDHYTTAMRVKGILQKYKDLQDIIAILGIDELGEEDKLVVHRARRVERFLSQNTHAAKQFTGVDGSDVPLDESIAAFNAICDGDFDHFPEQAFFMCGGLEDLKKNAKELGVS
- a CDS encoding F0F1 ATP synthase subunit gamma yields the protein MGAQLRVYKRRIKSVTATKKITKAMEMISASRIVKAQRKVAASTPYATELTRAVTAVATGSNTKHPLTTEAESPARAAVLLLTSDRGLAGGYSSNAIKTAARLTERLRGEGKEVDTYVVGRKGVAYYGFREMKIADSWTGFTDNPSYANAKDIAAPLIEAIEKETAEGGVDELHIVFTEFVSMLTQTPIDGRLLPLSLDEAKAEAGGGGKDELLPLFDFEPSAEDVLDALLPRYVESRIYNALLQAAASEHASRRKAMKSATDNAGDLINTYTRLANAARQADITQEISEIVGGASALADATAGSDY